The DNA segment GGGGGGAGCCAAAAAATGACGTGTAATTTAAAGGCGCTTAAGTACTTAGGTTTTTGATGTTTTATTTTCCGCGATAAAATCTTTAAAATTTTCCGCGCACCTTGCGCTTTATTTGACCGACGTTCACGAGCGAGATGCTCGCGCCAGCGGCGCATCCAAATTTCACGTTTAATTAGTAAAAAAAATCAACTCTTCCTGTTTTCCATTTAACATCCTACCTTCGCATCTTCCTATCTTCTCATCTTCCTACCTTTCAATCTTTCAATCTTTCAATCTTTCAATTTTTTCAATTTTTCCAATTTTTTAATCGCTCGTTCATTTAGATTTTTTTGATTTTTCCATTATTTAGATATTTGTACTCGTCCCATCTTCCCATCTTCCCATCTTCCCATCTTCCAATTTTTCAATTTTTCAATCTTTCAATCTTTCAATCTTTCAATCTTTCAATTTTTTCGTTTTTTCCATTATTTAGATCCCTCGTTTTTCCCTACTTTTGGAATCAGTAAAAAAAAACTTAGAGCGACAATGAAATTTGGTATTATTAAAGAAAGAAAAACTCCGCCGGATAGGAGAGTGGTTTTTACTCCGGACGAATTAGTCAGATTGAAAGCAGAACACCCAGAAGCCGAAATTAAAGTTGAATCATCAGATATCCGTATTTTTCCTGATTCGGAATATGCCAATGCTGGAATTGAAGTTGCCACAGATATGACCGACTGTGATGTGCTTTTTGGAGTGAAGGAAGTTCCGGTTGATGCTTTAATTCCCAACAAAAAATACTTCTTTTTTTCGCACACCATAAAAAAACAACCTTATAACAAAAAATTACTTCAAGCAATTCTTGCTAAGAAAATCGACTTGTACGATCACGAAACCATTGTTGATGCAAACTTCAAAAGACTTATTGGATTTGGACGCTATGCTGGAATCGTGGGAATGTACAATGGTATTAGAGCTTTCGGAACAAAATTCGACCTTTTCAAATTGCCAAAAGCCGAGACCTTAGAACATAGAGAAGATCTAATCAATCGATTAAAGAGAATTACACTACCGCCAGTGAAAATAGTAGTGACTGGAAAAGGAAAAGTTGGAAATGGTATCAAGGAAATGCTTGATGCTATGAAAATAAAAGAAGTCTCTATCGAAAACTATTTGACTAAGAATTATTCAGATCCGGTTTATACCCAGATTACCGTTCTCGATTACAACAAACGCAAAGATGGTAAGCCATCCGAAAAATACGATTTCTATAACAATCCTACTGAGTACACTTCAGATTTTGCGCGTTTTGCAAATGTAAGTGACATCTTTATGGCAGGACATTTTGCCGGAAATGATGCGCCTGTGATTCTATCTCGCGAAATGCTACTGAGCAAAGACAACAAGATTAGAGTTATTGCCGACGTTTCCTGCGATGTTGATGGACCAATTGAAAGTACGATCAAAGCTTCGACCATTGCCGAGCCTATTTACGGCTATCTTCCTTCTGAACATAAAGAAGTAGATATTTTTCACCCAAGTGCAATTGTGGTTATGGCAGTGGATAATCTTCCTTGCGAATTACCAAAAGATGCTAGTGAAGGCTTTGGAGAAATGTTTATGGAACACGTCATTCCTGCTTTCTTTAACGGTGATAAAGACGGAATTCTGCAGAGAGCAAAAATGACCGAAAACGGACAGCTTACCGAGCGTTTTAAATACTTGCAAAGCTACGTCGAATAATATTTCTCAAAAACAGCCTCCCTTTTCGGAGGCTGTTTTTGTAATATAAAATACCTTTGTCGTTCACCCTTGCCCAAAATCAAAATTACAATGCCTGTCAAAGCAAAACTTGCCTCAAATAAGGACAAAGCTATTAAAGCAACCTACTTCAGCATTGCTGGAAATATCTGCTTGGCAATCATTAAAGGCTTTGCAGGAGTTTTTGGAAACTCCTACGCTCTTGTAGCAGATGCAATCGAATCAACAACAGATATTTTTGCGTCTATTCTGGTGTTGTTTGGAATAAAATATTCTAGTCGCCCCGCAGATGAAAACCATCCCTACGGACACGGAAGAGCCGAGCCGCTGATTACTTTTCTAGTTGTGGGATTTTTAATTTTTTCTGCTATTTTAATCGCCTACCACAGTATTCAAAATATAAACACACCGCACCAATTACCAAAGTCGTGGACGCTTTATGTTTTGGCAGCAATTATTATTTGGAAAGAACTTTCGTATCGAATTGTGCTTAAAAAAAGTAAAGAAACCAATAGCTCTGCACTCAAAGCAGATGCGTGGCACCATCGCAGCGACGCAATCACGTCGGTAGCAGCATTTATCGGAATTTCGATAGCGCTGTTTATGGGCCCAGGTTACGAAACGGCTGATGATTGGGCAGCATTGTTTGCATCAGGTTTTATTTTGTATAATTGCTATTTAATTTTCCGACCGGCGCTTGCCGAAATAATGGACGAAGACCTGCACAATGATCTTATTGAGGATATTCGGAAAGTTGCGAAAACTGTACCAGGCATATTATATACAGAGAAATGCTTCGTTCGAAAAGCCGGGATGACTTACCAGGTCGACTTGCATGCAGTGGTAGATGCGACAATTACGGTGCGGGAAGGTCATGAATTATCTCATAAACTTCAAGATGCCTTACAGCTAGAAATCCCCGAATTGAGTCATGTTTTGATTCATATTGAGCCAAATGATTATGATTAATGTGCGATTTAATTATTAAATTTAAATCAAAAAATTCATATTGACCTCAACTAAAAACAGCGACTTTCAGTAGCACTAATTATATATGAAAAATAGAATATTTTCAGGAAGTATTGGAATTTTAATAGGATATGTTCTACTTATTTTAGCCATTGATATCTTGTCCAAGCCCGACAATATCGCAGTATCTCTAAAACCCTTTGAAAGTTTCGCAACCTATTTTTTTGGATTTGTTTTTGTCCTTGGCAATTTAGGTTGGATTGTTGGAGGAATTTTTTTAGTGGTTTATTTCATTATTTGCTTTCGAATAGCGGCTTGGATCGGTTCAAAACTCATCAATGGATAATTTTTATCCCGTAGAATATAACTTTTAGCGTATACCTAAAATAACAAAAATATAAATTGGAAAGAAGAACTTTTATCAAGGTTGCAGCTGCCTCAGGTGCTGGCATTATAGCTTCAAATGCAATGGGACTAAGTATGGATATAAAACAAACAGAACAAATTGTCGATAATCTAATAATTGGATCGGGTTATGGTGGAGCTGTTGCAGCATTGCGATTGACTCAGTCAGGCAAGAATGTCGGTATGCTCGAAATGGGTTTGGATTGGGAAAAAGATGGTGGAAAATACAAACCTTTTTCTGATTTGATTACGCCAAAAAACAATTCGACCTGGCTTAAAAAGACTTCTCAAGCACCGATGATGAATATTGCACATTTCAACAAACGATTTACGGGTGTGTTGGCTCGAATGGATTTCGAAAATGTCAAAGTATACGGTGGACGAGGTGTTGGTGGAGGATCTTTGGTCAATGGGGGTATGGCTGTACAACCTAAGAAAGATTATTTTATTGAAAAATTTCCGGAGCTTGATGCAGAGAAATTTTGGAATACTTATTTCCCATTAGCCAAAGAGGAATTGGAAGTCAATGAAATCCCTGATGACTACTATCAAGAATCATCTTATTATAAATTTGCACGCGTTGGCGAAAGTGAAGCCCACAATGCTGGATTTAAAACCATTAGAGTTCCCAATGTTTATTCTTTTGATTATATGAAAAAAGAAGAAGCGGGAGAAGTTCCAAAATCTGCTTTGGGGCGAGAAGTGATTTATGGAAATAATTACGGAAAGCAAAGTCTCGAAAAAACCTACTTAAAGAAAGCGCTGCAAACGGGACTTTTGACTATACAAGATTTGCATCGAGTTGATTATTTCGAACAATCCGAAACAGGTTATACCGTTTATGTCGATGTGCTTGATACCGCAGGATTGGTGGTAGAAAAGAAAACAATTCAATGTAAAAAATTATTTTTGAATGCTGGAAGTTTAGGAACTACCAAACTTTTATTAGCATCCAAATTAAAAGGAAATTTAAAAAATTTAGATGCAACCGTCGGATTTGGCTGGGGAAATAACGGAAATGTGATGACCGGTCGAAATATGGTTAACACCCTTTTTAATAGAGTTGAAAATAAATCTATCGAAAAAAATTACAGTGTCGGAACGGGTCTAAATCAAAGTACTATTCCTGTTGCCGGTATTGATAATTGGGAAGATAAAGCACATTCTTTCTTTGCCGAAATTTCGCCTCTACCAATGGGTTTAGAAGTTTATACCGCACTTTATTTAATTATCAATAGAGTTCCAATTCCTGGGCACATCACCTTTGATGCAGCCCTAAATGATATCAAAATACATTGGGAAGCAGATAATTTTGAACATACCGTAGAGAACGCAAAGTATTTTATTAAAAAAATGAATAAATCAAACGGCGGAACCGCTGCAGGTTTACTTTGGAAAGGCGGATACGGAGCAGATATTTGTTACCATCCACTAGGTGGTGCGGTCATTGGCCAAAGTACAGATCTCTTTGGTCGTGTAAAAGGTTATCAAAATTTATATATCAATGATGGCGCCTTGGTTCCCGCAAGTATTGGAGTAAATCCGTTTTTAACCATTACAGCCTTGGCCGAATATTGTATGGAAGAAATTATTAAAATGGATTTTTAAAGTGATGAGGTAGGGAGTAGAACGGGATTATTTTAGATAATTACAATCAGCCTAGTAAAGTACAAAACTAGTTGCACGTAGGAATCGCCTAAAAAAATCTTACTGACTAAGCATTTTTAATTGTATTTTCGTTTTGCGAAAAAATAGGTTTAAAATCTAAATCTACAATAAATTCAAAAAACGATTTTTTAAAATATTCTATGGAAAATACTCCCATCAAAACCAACTATCCTGCATTATATACATTAATTACGGTATTTTTCTTCTGGGGATTTATTGCGGCTGGAAACAGCATCTTTATTCCGTTTTGTAAATCATACTTCTCTCTAGATCAATTTCAATCTCAATTAATTGACTTTGCTTTCTATACTGCTTACTATTTAGGTGCTTTAATTCTTTTTGCCTTTGGGGCACTTAACGGAAAAGACCTTGTAGGAAAATGGGGTTATAAAAAGAGTATCGTCTACGGCTTATTATTTTCGGCCTTGGGAGCGGGAGCAATGATCGTTGCGGTAGAAGCAAACCTATATACAGGAATGCTTGTCGGACTTTTTATAGTAGCTCTTGGATTTTCACTTCAACAGACTGCGGCAAATCCTTTTGCCATTCTGCTAGGAGATCCTAAAACCGGTGCTAGTCGGGTGAATCTTGGTGGAGGAATCAACTCCTTTGGTACGACGATTGGCCCTCTCGTAGTAGCATTTGCATTATTTGGAACTACCGCGACGGTGAGTGACGATCAGATTGCCGCACTCCCGCTAGACAAAGTGGTGATTTTATACATTGGAGTTGGGTTGCTATTTGTAGCCGCCGCCGCAATGTTTTGGTTCTCAAAAAAAGTACCTGCTACAATTTATGATGAACCGATTGAAAAAGCTAATAAAGCTTTGAAAACTCTAATCGTAATGACCGTTTTGTTGGTATTGGCCTTCGCTCCAGTTTTCCTGAGTTACAAAAGTGATTCGGCAATTGCGATCGAAAAACTTCAGACAGAAAATAATGTACTTACCACCTCAACAGAAGTCGTAGGCTCAGATATTACAATCATTTCGACCGAAAACATTGAAGAAACAATTCAAAAAAATAATGCTGAAATTGCCGCGATTTCGCATCCACTTGAGCAACAACGAATGTTATGGCTTGTTGGAGCTCTTGTAGTTGTAGTTGGAGGTCTTTTGTTTGCTAATGCGCGTGCAATAAAAAAACCAGAAGGTTGGGGTGCCATGCAATATCCACAACTCGTCTTGGGAATGCTAGCTATCTTTACCTACGTTGGGGTAGAAGTGGCTATTGGAAGTAATCTGGGCGAATTGCTGAAACTTCCAGAATTTGGATCTCATCCCTCTTCGGATATCGCACCTTATGTATCGATGTATTGGGGGAGTTTGATGATTGGAAGATGGGCGGGCGCGATTACAGTTTTTAATTTAACTGGCATTAAGAAAACTATTGCTCTAATTATAGTTCCTCTAATCGCTTTTGCGATTATTATTGGAGTCAATACGCTTGCTAATAAAGATATGACGCCGTTATATTACTATGTATTCTGTGTTTTTATCCAGATAATTGCAATGTTTTTATGCAAAGACAAACCCGCGCGAACCTTGTTAATTTTCTCGATATTGGGTGTAATTGCCATTGTGATCGGACTGATGACCGAAGGTACAATAGCAATTTACGCAATTCTTGCGGGCGGTTTGGCTTGTAGTATTATGTGGCCGGCAATTTTTAGTTTGGCGCTCTTAGGCTTAGGAAAATACACTGCACAAGGATCTGCTTTCTTGGTAATGATGATTTTGGGAGGAGGAATTATTCCGCCAATTCAAGGAAAATTATCTGATATTGCTGGGGTAGGAATTCAAATGTCTTATGTAATTCCGCTTTTGTGTTTTGGCTATTTAGTCTATTATGCAGTGGCTGTAAAGGGAATTTTAAAACGTCAGAATATTGATGTGGATGAGGTTGTAGTTTAAATCTCGAATATAGTATAAATAAAATAGCCTCCGTTTTAATGTGGAGGCTATTTTTTTTGGTGGTTCTGACGATTATTTCTTCAGAAATTCTCTCAACACATATTGCAAGATTCCTCCATTTCGGTAGTACTCAATTTCTATGGCCGAGTCTAGTCGTGCAATAGCTTTGAAGTTAATTTGCGTTCCGTCTTCTCTTTCTGCCCGAACATCAACTTCCTTCAAAGGTTTTAAATTTGCTTCCAAACCAGTGATCGAGAAAACTTCTTTTCCTGTCAATCCTAGACTTGCTGCTGTCTGTCCAGGAAGGTATTGCATTGGCAAAACGCCCATACCCACAAGATTGCTGCGGTGAATACGTTCGTAACTTTCGGCAATTACCGCTTTTACACCTAACAAAATTGTTCCTTTGGCAGCCCAATCTCGAGAAGAGCCACTTCCATATTCTTTCCCCGTCAAGATTACTAAGGGCGTATTAGTCTCTTTGTATCGCTGTGCAGCATCGTAGACAAACATTTCTTCGCCTGTGGGTAAGAACGTTGTAAAGCCACCTTCTTTGGTTGCAATTTGATTTTTTATTCGAACATTAGCAAAAGTTCCACGCACCATTACTTCATCATTTCCACGTCTCGAACCGTAAGAATTAAAATCTTTTTTATCAATACCTCTACTCATCAAGTATTGACCAGCAGCTGAGTCTTCAGAAAATTGACCAGCAGGCGAAATATGGTCAGTGGTGATGCTATCTCCCAAAACCATTAAGGCTCGAGCATTTGTAATATTATTAATTGCTTCAGGCATTGCTGAAATATCTTTGAAAAACGGAACTTCTTTCACGTAAGTGGATTCATCATCCCACTGATACAATTTGTCTTCAGGAACTTCAAGATTTTGCCAAATTTCATTTCCTTCGAAAATTTCGCTATAGCTACTCTCAAAATCTGCTGGAGTTAAAACTTCGCGCATTATATCATTGATTTCTTGATTAGTAGGCCAAATATCCTTTAAAAATACCGGTTGCTGATTGGGATCGTAATTTATTGGCTCATTTATCAAATCGATGTCAATTCTTCCCGCCAAGGCATAAGCCACCACTAGCATCGGTGACATCAGGAAATTCATTTTGACCTGTGGATGAATACGTGCTTCAAAGTTTCGATTGCCCGAAAGAACCGAAGCTACAACAAGGTCATAATCATCAACAGCTTTCGAAATATAGGGAGGTAGCGGGCCAGAATTTCCAATACATGAAGTACAGCCATAGCCTACAAGGTGAAATTGTAGCGCTTCGAAATCATCCATCAAATCTGCTTTTTCGAGGTAATCAGTTACTACTTTTGATCCTGGAGCCAAGGATGGTTTGACCCACGGTCTAATATCGAGTCCGTGTTCACGCGCTTTTCTTGCCACTAGTCCAGCGCCAATCATCACGTACGGATTGGAAGTATTGGTACAAGATGTAATCGCAGCGATAGCAACGGCTCCATCTGATAATTCAAATTTTTCTTGACCGAGTGTAATCCACACCTTTTTTAGGTAATCGGCATCTGTTTCTTCTTCAATTTTAGACTCAGGTCTTTGAGTTTCGTGCTTTTCAACCGGTTGGCCACCACCTTCTGCAAACCAGTTTGAAAGTTGTTTTACCGATTTTTCCTGATAAGTTCGACCGTAATTTTCGTCCATCAATTCAATAAAACGATTTTTAAAATCTTTGAGAAGGATTTTATCCTGCGGACGTTTGGGCCCAGCTACCGTTGGTTCTATGGTTGAAATGTCCAAAGTTACCGTATCTGTATAATTAATTAGATCTTCATTTTCGCGCCATAGCATATTGGCTTTACAGTAATCTTCAACTAGCGAAATCTGCTTCTTAGAGCGGTTGCTTTGCTCCATATATTCGAGCGTTTTGTGATCGATAGGGAAGTAGGTGATGGTGCTTCCAAATTCTGGCGACATATTTCCGATTGTTGCACGATCTGGCACCGAAAGATTGTCTAATCCAGGTCCAAAAACTTCAACAAATTTGCCCACAACCCCATATTTACGTAGTACTTCGGCAATAGTCAAAACAAGGTCGGTTGCGGTACATCCTAATGGAAGGTCACCTACTAGTTTTAGTCCGATTACTTCTGGCATAATAAAATACAGCGGTTGACCGAGAATGGCAGCTTCCGCTTCAATTCCACCAACTCCCCAGGCTACTACTCCAATCCCATTAACCATCGGAGTATGGCTATCAGTCCCTACAACTGTGTCTGGAAATACTTCGCCATTGCGTTCAATAACTCCCTTTGATAAATATTCGAGGTTTACTTGGTGGCAGATTCCCATTCCTGGAGGAACTACACTAAAGTTATTAAAGGATTTCTGTGCCCATTTTAAAAAAGAATAGCGCTCTTGATTTCGCTTGTATTCTTCCTCCATATTTTTCTCTAAGGCATATTTAGTTCCAAAATAATCTACTTGTACTGAATGGTCAATTACCAAATCTACAGGAATCAGAGGATTTATTTCTTCTGCATTTTTTCCTTGTCGCGCAGCTTCTGCTCTTAATGACGCAATGTCTACAACGGCGGGAACTCCAGTAAAATCTTGCATCAACACGCGAGCTGGTTTAAACGGAATGTCTTTGTCAGAGCCGACTGGAGTCCAATGTAGTAAAGTTTCGATGCTTTCTTTGGTAATCGCAAAATCATCGTAATTTCTTAAAACGTTTTCTAATAATATTCGGATGGAAAACGGCAGTTTGTTGATATTATAGCCTTGATTTTGAAGTTCGGTTAAGCTGTAATAAGTAAAAGTGTCACTTTTGGTGGTGAGTAACTTTTTGACTTTGTAAGGATCTTTGTCCATAGTTTATATTTTTTTATAGTTCGAAATCTTTGGTTAATAGCGAATTAATTAAGTTTATTCAATATCGAAATAAGAGATGCTTTGGATATTAAATTTATCTAAGATTGATCTCTGACCTTGTAAGGAAAAAAACTTGTTACTGTTAAAGATACTTAATTTTTAAAAAAATTACTATTAAAGCTACGTTAACATATTTTTTGTAATCTGATAAATAGCTGTGTTTAAAGTCAGAATTGGCCTGAAGCTATTTTGTTAGAATTTCATTGCTAAAGCTCCAATGTAGAATTCTCGCTCCCCTTATTTGGAGCGGGCTGGGGGAGAGATCTTGCTGCGATTTTATCCAAGTAAAAAAGCCTCTTATCCGAAGACAAAAGGCTTTTTAAAAAAAACTTTTTATAAAGATTCTAAATGCGAAAAATTCCTCCGAGAACTATATTTTGCTGAAAAAAGTTAAAGTGCTGCGAAGCACTGTCCGTTTTATCTGCCGTAGTACGGATGTCTTGCATATTAATATAACCTCCTTTTAACTCTGCTTGAATAAAAAAGTGTTTCAAAAAGGTTAGATTTAGACCAGCTTTCAAGCTTGCACCATATCCAGAAACGTGGAATTCGTCGTAACGCTCTCTTCCCATAAGCGTGGTGTTTGTCTTTGGATAAAGCAATCCGATTCCTGCGCCTACTACAGTATTAACTTGTAAATGGTCTGTATTTAAATTGAAAATCCTACTGATATCGTCCAATCTTGAGAGCTCTGTATTAACGTAATTCAGACCATCTGTATGCTCGAACATCAGAAAATCTTCGGTCATAACCTTTGGTTCGTTATCATAAAAAACGCCATCAATGGTCCCGGTGATATTCACCGTTTGATTTTGCACCATCACATATTTCATGTGATCAACACCAAATGAAATACTATATCGATCTGTAAAATAATAGCCCATCCTAAAATTTGTTTGCGGAATGGTCATCCGTGTTGGATTGATATAATCAATATGAAACCCTTTTGGCTTATCTTCGGCAAGCACATTGTCTAAGGTAAAATTATAATTATCACCTTTAAAATTAATATCGGACCTCGAATAATTTGCAATATTTCCACCCCAGTTTACAAAGAATTTTCCTTTGTTATATGCGGTGTATTTTTCAATTGGATTTTGCTCCTCTTGTGCGGCTGTTTGAGTTGTATTAGCTAGGAATAAAATGCTAAAGACAATAAGAATGCTATTTTTCAAAGCGTGGAAATATTGAGTATTAAAATGACTGAACAGTTTTGCGGATTGCGACAAGTTTTGTCATTAACTGCTCAAAATATTGAATATCTAACATATTGGCACCGTCCGATTTTGCATTTGCAGGGTCAAAATGAGTTTCGATAAATAGTCCGTCAACGCCTACTGCGATTCCTGCTTTGGCGATCGTTTCGATCATATCAGGACGACCGCCCGTAACGCCAGAAGTTTGATTAGGTTGCTGAAGTGAGTGTGTAATATCCAAAACAGTAGTAGCAAATTCTTTCATTACAGGAATTCCACGAAAATCTACAATCATATCTTGGTAACCAAACATGGTCCCGCGATCTGTAACCATCACGTTCTGATTGTTGGAATCTAACATTTTCTGAACGGCGTGCTTCATACTTTCTGGACTCATAAACTGTCCTTTCTTTAGGTTGACAGTCTTTCCTGTATTGGCCGCAGCCACCACAAGATCAGTCTGTCTAACCAGGAAAGCTGGAATCTGCAGAATATCTACGTATTCGGCCGCCATTGCCGCATCTTCATTAGTATGAATATCAGTAACCGTAGGAATTTCAAAACGTTTGGACACTTGCGAAAGAATTTTCAACGCTTTTTCATCTCCAATACCTGTGAAACTAT comes from the Flavobacterium ardleyense genome and includes:
- the kdsA gene encoding 3-deoxy-8-phosphooctulonate synthase, giving the protein MNLNNIPNIKHLDSDNFFLLAGPCAIEGEDMAFRIAEKLVEITDKLKIPFVFKGSFKKANRSRIDSFTGIGDEKALKILSQVSKRFEIPTVTDIHTNEDAAMAAEYVDILQIPAFLVRQTDLVVAAANTGKTVNLKKGQFMSPESMKHAVQKMLDSNNQNVMVTDRGTMFGYQDMIVDFRGIPVMKEFATTVLDITHSLQQPNQTSGVTGGRPDMIETIAKAGIAVGVDGLFIETHFDPANAKSDGANMLDIQYFEQLMTKLVAIRKTVQSF
- the acnA gene encoding aconitate hydratase AcnA, with protein sequence MDKDPYKVKKLLTTKSDTFTYYSLTELQNQGYNINKLPFSIRILLENVLRNYDDFAITKESIETLLHWTPVGSDKDIPFKPARVLMQDFTGVPAVVDIASLRAEAARQGKNAEEINPLIPVDLVIDHSVQVDYFGTKYALEKNMEEEYKRNQERYSFLKWAQKSFNNFSVVPPGMGICHQVNLEYLSKGVIERNGEVFPDTVVGTDSHTPMVNGIGVVAWGVGGIEAEAAILGQPLYFIMPEVIGLKLVGDLPLGCTATDLVLTIAEVLRKYGVVGKFVEVFGPGLDNLSVPDRATIGNMSPEFGSTITYFPIDHKTLEYMEQSNRSKKQISLVEDYCKANMLWRENEDLINYTDTVTLDISTIEPTVAGPKRPQDKILLKDFKNRFIELMDENYGRTYQEKSVKQLSNWFAEGGGQPVEKHETQRPESKIEEETDADYLKKVWITLGQEKFELSDGAVAIAAITSCTNTSNPYVMIGAGLVARKAREHGLDIRPWVKPSLAPGSKVVTDYLEKADLMDDFEALQFHLVGYGCTSCIGNSGPLPPYISKAVDDYDLVVASVLSGNRNFEARIHPQVKMNFLMSPMLVVAYALAGRIDIDLINEPINYDPNQQPVFLKDIWPTNQEINDIMREVLTPADFESSYSEIFEGNEIWQNLEVPEDKLYQWDDESTYVKEVPFFKDISAMPEAINNITNARALMVLGDSITTDHISPAGQFSEDSAAGQYLMSRGIDKKDFNSYGSRRGNDEVMVRGTFANVRIKNQIATKEGGFTTFLPTGEEMFVYDAAQRYKETNTPLVILTGKEYGSGSSRDWAAKGTILLGVKAVIAESYERIHRSNLVGMGVLPMQYLPGQTAASLGLTGKEVFSITGLEANLKPLKEVDVRAEREDGTQINFKAIARLDSAIEIEYYRNGGILQYVLREFLKK
- a CDS encoding NAD(P)-dependent oxidoreductase, translating into MKFGIIKERKTPPDRRVVFTPDELVRLKAEHPEAEIKVESSDIRIFPDSEYANAGIEVATDMTDCDVLFGVKEVPVDALIPNKKYFFFSHTIKKQPYNKKLLQAILAKKIDLYDHETIVDANFKRLIGFGRYAGIVGMYNGIRAFGTKFDLFKLPKAETLEHREDLINRLKRITLPPVKIVVTGKGKVGNGIKEMLDAMKIKEVSIENYLTKNYSDPVYTQITVLDYNKRKDGKPSEKYDFYNNPTEYTSDFARFANVSDIFMAGHFAGNDAPVILSREMLLSKDNKIRVIADVSCDVDGPIESTIKASTIAEPIYGYLPSEHKEVDIFHPSAIVVMAVDNLPCELPKDASEGFGEMFMEHVIPAFFNGDKDGILQRAKMTENGQLTERFKYLQSYVE
- a CDS encoding cation diffusion facilitator family transporter produces the protein MPVKAKLASNKDKAIKATYFSIAGNICLAIIKGFAGVFGNSYALVADAIESTTDIFASILVLFGIKYSSRPADENHPYGHGRAEPLITFLVVGFLIFSAILIAYHSIQNINTPHQLPKSWTLYVLAAIIIWKELSYRIVLKKSKETNSSALKADAWHHRSDAITSVAAFIGISIALFMGPGYETADDWAALFASGFILYNCYLIFRPALAEIMDEDLHNDLIEDIRKVAKTVPGILYTEKCFVRKAGMTYQVDLHAVVDATITVREGHELSHKLQDALQLEIPELSHVLIHIEPNDYD
- a CDS encoding MFS transporter, which codes for MENTPIKTNYPALYTLITVFFFWGFIAAGNSIFIPFCKSYFSLDQFQSQLIDFAFYTAYYLGALILFAFGALNGKDLVGKWGYKKSIVYGLLFSALGAGAMIVAVEANLYTGMLVGLFIVALGFSLQQTAANPFAILLGDPKTGASRVNLGGGINSFGTTIGPLVVAFALFGTTATVSDDQIAALPLDKVVILYIGVGLLFVAAAAMFWFSKKVPATIYDEPIEKANKALKTLIVMTVLLVLAFAPVFLSYKSDSAIAIEKLQTENNVLTTSTEVVGSDITIISTENIEETIQKNNAEIAAISHPLEQQRMLWLVGALVVVVGGLLFANARAIKKPEGWGAMQYPQLVLGMLAIFTYVGVEVAIGSNLGELLKLPEFGSHPSSDIAPYVSMYWGSLMIGRWAGAITVFNLTGIKKTIALIIVPLIAFAIIIGVNTLANKDMTPLYYYVFCVFIQIIAMFLCKDKPARTLLIFSILGVIAIVIGLMTEGTIAIYAILAGGLACSIMWPAIFSLALLGLGKYTAQGSAFLVMMILGGGIIPPIQGKLSDIAGVGIQMSYVIPLLCFGYLVYYAVAVKGILKRQNIDVDEVVV
- a CDS encoding GMC oxidoreductase — protein: MERRTFIKVAAASGAGIIASNAMGLSMDIKQTEQIVDNLIIGSGYGGAVAALRLTQSGKNVGMLEMGLDWEKDGGKYKPFSDLITPKNNSTWLKKTSQAPMMNIAHFNKRFTGVLARMDFENVKVYGGRGVGGGSLVNGGMAVQPKKDYFIEKFPELDAEKFWNTYFPLAKEELEVNEIPDDYYQESSYYKFARVGESEAHNAGFKTIRVPNVYSFDYMKKEEAGEVPKSALGREVIYGNNYGKQSLEKTYLKKALQTGLLTIQDLHRVDYFEQSETGYTVYVDVLDTAGLVVEKKTIQCKKLFLNAGSLGTTKLLLASKLKGNLKNLDATVGFGWGNNGNVMTGRNMVNTLFNRVENKSIEKNYSVGTGLNQSTIPVAGIDNWEDKAHSFFAEISPLPMGLEVYTALYLIINRVPIPGHITFDAALNDIKIHWEADNFEHTVENAKYFIKKMNKSNGGTAAGLLWKGGYGADICYHPLGGAVIGQSTDLFGRVKGYQNLYINDGALVPASIGVNPFLTITALAEYCMEEIIKMDF